The Candidatus Brocadiaceae bacterium genome has a segment encoding these proteins:
- a CDS encoding DUF1641 domain-containing protein: MPMDSGILNPKAVYMVGQAGCALAHCTDDKPRRVGLVGLLKALWNRDIQQAVGFLIRFGKRFGHLLDTMKS, from the coding sequence ATGCCTATGGATTCCGGTATCCTGAATCCAAAGGCTGTCTATATGGTAGGGCAGGCCGGATGCGCTCTTGCGCATTGCACAGATGATAAACCTCGGAGGGTAGGGTTGGTAGGGCTTTTGAAAGCGCTATGGAATCGTGATATACAACAGGCAGTCGGTTTCCTGATTCGTTTTGGCAAACGTTTCGGGCATTTGCTTGATACTATGAAATCATAA